A genomic window from Nerophis lumbriciformis linkage group LG30, RoL_Nlum_v2.1, whole genome shotgun sequence includes:
- the serpine2 gene encoding glia-derived nexin, which translates to MRYLVLFCLYALGTLCSHTGALSQAPSSGKRGSDFGIQVFQQVARSKPLENVVISPHGVASILGMLLPGGHGRTRKQILTALRYKKNGPYRMLKKLHKTLTAKSNQDVVLIANAMFSQEGFPLERSFVDTNKANFRAESKTMDFSDPQRAADKINAWVSNKTKGHISKLVRADVLDSALTRLVVANAIYFKGLWKSRFQPEDTKMRPFTGGNGNVYKVPTMSQLSVFNTGIATTPQEVNYWVIEMPYRGNTISMLIVLPTEEDTPLSDVIPHINTATVQSWNKLMHMRKVRLLIPKFTADAEVDLKAPLSVLGLTDMFSQDKADFRHLSSEPVYVSKALQKAKIVMDEDGTTASAATTAILMARSSPPWVSVDRPFLFLIRHNPTGTLLFMGQINQP; encoded by the exons ATGAGGTACCTGGTGTTATTCTGTCTGTATGCACTGGGGACCCTGTGCAGCCATACAGGTGCACTGTCCCAGGCTCCATCTAGCGGCAAACGAGGCTCCGATTTTGGGATCCAGGTGTTCCAGCAAGTAGCCCGCTCCAAACCACTGGAGAATGTTGTAATTTCTCCCCATGGAGTCGCTTCTATCCTTGGCATGCTGCTGCCAGGAGGTCATGGGCGAACCCGCAAACAAATCCTGACTGCGCTCCGTTACAAGAAAAATG GACCGTACAGGATGTTGAAGAAACTGCACAAGACATTGACTGCCAAGTCCAACCAGGATGTGGTTCTCATTGCCAACGCCATGTTCAGCCAGGAAGGCTTCCCCTTGGAGAGGAGCTTTGTTGACACCAACAAAGCTAACTTCCGGGCTGAGAGCAAGACCATGGACTTCAGTGATCCCCAGAGGGCAGCAGATAAGATCAATGCCTGGGTCAGCAATAAAACCAAAG GTCACATTAGCAAACTGGTCAGAGCTGATGTACTGGATTCTGCCCTAACCCGCTTGGTCGTTGCCAACGCCATTTACTTCAAAGGCCTATGGAAGTCCCGTTTCCAGCCTGAGGACACTAAGATGAGGCCCTTCACCGGGGGCAATGGAAATGTGTACAAAGTTCCTACAATGTCTCAGCTATCGGTTTTCAATACTG GCATTGCCACCACGCCGCAAGAAGTGAATTATTGGGTGATTGAAATGCCCTATCGCGGCAACACAATCAGCATGCTCATTGTCCTGCCCACCGAGGAAGACACGCCCCTGTCCGACGTCATCCCACATATCAACACGGCCACAGTGCAGAGTTGGAATAAACTAATGCACATGAGAAAAGTGCGTCTACTCATCCCCAA GTTCACTGCAGATGCTGAGGTAGATTTGAAGGCCCCCCTGTCAGTGCTGGGTCTCACAGACATGTTCAGTCAAGACAAAGCTGACTTCAGGCACCTGA GTTCAGAGCCAGTGTATGTCTCGAAGGCCCTTCAGAAAGCCAAAATAGTGATGGATGAAGATGGGACGACAGCATCAGCTGCCACCA CTGCAATTTTGATGGCTCGGTCCTCTCCTCCTTGGGTTTCTGTGGACAGACCCTTTCTCTTCCTCATCAGGCATAACCCAACCG GTACCCTCCTCTTCATGGGCCAAATTAATCAGCCTTGA